The DNA region ATTGCCCTGCGAATATCTAATTCGTTTAAACCATTTACGAATAGGCATAAACAAAGAGCTACCAATGCTTCTTTTTGGTATTTATTGTTTTGTGGTATATAGGTTAATTCATCAAGGTATAATGGCACTAAACGCTCTCGATCGGCATAAATAATAATTCTATCGCTGTCGTATAAGGCTACTGTTTTTCGTTTATCAAGTAAATCGCGAACGTTTTTGCTTTCGGGGTGTAGTGAAAAATATGCTGTACTAACATCGATACGTTCTTGAGCATCCATTATTAAAGGTTCATCGGCATTGAGAATAGCGGTACCATCTAATTCTATTTCCTCTAAAACAACCGATTTTGCATAAGCTACATCTTCAATATCACGTATATGGTCGTAGGTATAATATTCTTCTTGTTCCTCAATATTTAAAAAAATACCAATGGAGGCATAGCGATAACCTAATCCATATTCTAGAATACTTTCTACGGGTGTTTCGGTAATGGCAAAAGTAACGGTGGGATCTTTAAAAATAATAGCAGCATTATTGCTATCAATGCTATTAATAGGGCGGAGTTTTTGGCCATTTATATAGATACCTGTGCTATTAATACATCCAACCACTTCGCCTTGATACAAATAAATATGTTCGAGCATTTTAGCTAAAAATGTTTTACCCTTTGAACCTGTAATAGAAATATGAGGTATTTTAGACGGTACTTGATTGGGGAAAAGCATATCGACAAAAAGCTTTTGAACAGGTTGAGGATTACCAACTGTAGGATTGATATGCATTCTGAAGTCGGGAGCAGCATTTATCTCAATAACACGACCTTGATTTTCGTGCAACGAAAGTGAAATATCTTCAGAGATAATATCAACCCCTGTAACATCTAGATTTAGCAATTTACTAATTCGTTCGCAAACAAAACGATTATAGGGGTGGACTTTATCGGTAACGTCGATAGAACTTCCGCCTAAACGCATATTCCCTGTGTTTTTTAAGAACAAACGCTTGCCTTTATCTAATATCGTGTTAAGGTTATAGCCTTTAATATCAAGAATTTTAAGAGTATCGTCGTCGATTTCTACTTTCGATAATTTTCCTTTATCGCCAAATTCCCGTAATGGATTAGCATTGAGTTCATCGATGAGGTCTTTTATTGTTTTTTGTCCATCGCCAATTACATAAGGAGCTATAAGTTGAACAGCAGCTGCAAATTTTCCGTTGATGACTAATAAACGATAAGTGTTTCCTGGTACAAATTCTTGTACAATAACTTCTTCATCGTATGTTTGAGCCCAGAAAAAGGCTTTTATTATTTTTTC from Bacteroidales bacterium includes:
- a CDS encoding ATP-grasp domain-containing protein, giving the protein MWNENNDKLNISKLLEQPFLNSPLVIESYKTLIGANYFSGAQVVRFRLRLNEFDEVFTNQIEGFNEALKATIPSLIEHHCSMGVRGGFFMRLDEGTLLGHVMEHLAIELQNLAGMNVGFGKTRETKEKGVYNVVIRFFDEFAGIYAGKMAIHIINSILTKQPISTDPIIENLIFIREKRMLGFSTQQIVNEAEQRRIPTQRLDKFNFVQLGTGCYRKVIRATLTQQTSYLAVENTDDKYLTYKMLEEMGIPVPIRILTSTVNEALAFFKNIQKPVVIKPSKGYRGKRVNVHLDTEEKIIKAFFWAQTYDEEVIVQEFVPGNTYRLLVINGKFAAAVQLIAPYVIGDGQKTIKDLIDELNANPLREFGDKGKLSKVEIDDDTLKILDIKGYNLNTILDKGKRLFLKNTGNMRLGGSSIDVTDKVHPYNRFVCERISKLLNLDVTGVDIISEDISLSLHENQGRVIEINAAPDFRMHINPTVGNPQPVQKLFVDMLFPNQVPSKIPHISITGSKGKTFLAKMLEHIYLYQGEVVGCINSTGIYINGQKLRPINSIDSNNAAIIFKDPTVTFAITETPVESILEYGLGYRYASIGIFLNIEEQEEYYTYDHIRDIEDVAYAKSVVLEEIELDGTAILNADEPLIMDAQERIDVSTAYFSLHPESKNVRDLLDKRKTVALYDSDRIIIYADRERLVPLYLDELTYIPQNNKYQKEALVALCLCLFVNGLNELDIRRAILSIPSDFFQSEF